In Schistocerca nitens isolate TAMUIC-IGC-003100 chromosome 10, iqSchNite1.1, whole genome shotgun sequence, a single window of DNA contains:
- the LOC126210042 gene encoding leucine-rich repeat-containing protein 58, protein MSVYQAVQPEYTTSDSSDADRNVTLDYSRLLLDSDTLMYNLEEYAAKDKKATEDVDTLLLYNNNLDTLPASVSKFTNLKMLDISYNNITHLPEALTECRLTSLIARNNMLENDSFPKSFGALTSLKELNLSGNSLTSFPQQILDLTALKYLYLGSNSITNIPKDVWKLQSLQYLYMGGNKLQEVPASVGKLKNLQALVLCDNLLESLPAAIANLKFLKSLLLHKNRLTVLPPEIVGLNSLAELSLRDNPLVVRFATNMSLDPPTLLELAARTVKLANVTYSPYDLPRTLVHYLDSAHHCVNPHCKGVYFDSRVEHVKFVDFCGKYRIPLMQYLCSSRCISESSPSSASESSEEEACHMVKRVLLG, encoded by the exons ATGAGTGTGTATCAGGCAGTGCAACCGGAGTACACGACGTCTGACAGTAGTGATGCGGACAGAAACGTTACGTTGGACTACTCGAGGCTGTTACTCGATTCGGACACACTGATGTACAACTTGGAAGAGTATGCAGCGAAGGACAAAAAAGCTACTGAGGACGTAGACACGTTATTGCTGTACAACAATAACTTGGATACACTGCCGGCAAGCGTTTCGAAGTTCACAAATCTAAAAATGCTTGATATCAGTTACAATAATATAACCCACCTTCCAGAAGCATTAACGGAATGCAGACTCACCTCCCTCATAGCAAGGAATAATATGTTGGAAAATGACTCCTTCCCTAAATCGTTTGGTGCACTTACCAGTTTGAAAGAACTGAATTTAAGTGGTAATAGTCTAACGTCATTCCCACAGCAAATTTTGGATCTTACAGCACTGAAGTACTTGTACCTTGGTTCTAACAGCATCACCAACATCCCAAAAGACGTCTGGAAATTACAAAG TTTACAGTACTTGTACATGGGTGGCAATAAACTTCAAGAAGTACCTGCATCTGTTGGTAAACTCAAAAACCTTCAGGCTTTGGTGCTGTGTGATAACTTGTTGGAAAGTCTGCCAGCAGCTATAGCAAATCTTAAGTTCCTGAAGTCACTTCTGCTACACAAGAACCGTTTAACAGTTCTTCCACCAGAAATTGTGGGTCTAAACAGCCTTGCAGAA ttgagtCTCAGGGACAACCCACTTGTGGTGAGGTTTGCCACGAACATGTCTCTGGACCCTCCAACACTGTTGGAGCTGGCAGCGCGCACAGTGAAGCTTGCTAACGTCACATACTCTCCATATGACCTCCCAAGAACTCTTGTACATTACCTGGACAGTGCACACCACTGTGTCAATCCTCACTGCAAAG gagtgtatttcgacaGCCGAGTGGAACACGTGAAATTTGTCGACTTCTGTGGCAAATACAGGATACCGCTGATGCAATATCTATGCTCTTCACGTTGTATCAGCGAATCGTCCCCTTCGTCAGCAAGCGAGTCTTCGGAAGAGGAAGCGTGTCATATGGTGAAGAGAGTACTGCTTGGCTGA